From Cydia strobilella chromosome 7, ilCydStro3.1, whole genome shotgun sequence, one genomic window encodes:
- the LOC134742962 gene encoding endocuticle structural glycoprotein ABD-5-like translates to MMKITLFALAALALVCAVPQDKPAAAPVEIVKQDSEVDINGYNFDFETSDGTARQEQGEYKNDTNQQGLAVKGSYKYVAPDGQHISVTFVADKNGYQPTQHLGDEPAPAPAQP, encoded by the exons ATGATGAAGATT ACTTTGTTCGCTCTGGCCGCGCTGGCGCTCGTATGTGCTGTGCCTCAGGATAAGCCAGCAGCCGCGCCGGTTGAGATCGTGAAGCAGGACTCTGAAGTAGACATCAATGGATACAATTTTGA CTTCGAAACAAGTGACGGCACTGCCCGACAGGAACAGGGTGAATACAAGAATGACACCAACCAACAAGGCCTGGCGGTAAAGGGCAGCTACAAGTACGTGGCTCCTGATGGCCAACACATCTCCGTGACTTTCGTGGCCGACAAGAACGGCTACCAGCCCACTCAGCACCTCGGCGACGAGCCTGCTCCTGCCCCAGCCCAACCCTAA
- the LOC134742711 gene encoding endocuticle structural protein SgAbd-6-like codes for MFLFLVLGVVLTQCSASPAVDGQAKPQVLHYEMETADMPNSYNFYYDTSDGSSRTEHGVILNPGTNEAALDVLGTVRWYDNKGQLYEMSYKAGKRGYRTIIKKVKQR; via the exons ATGTTTTTATTTCTG gttcTTGGAGTAGTGCTGACGCAATGCTCGGCGAGCCCCGCAGTCGACGGACAGGCCAAACCGCAGGTTCTACACTATGAGATGGAAACTGCCGATATGCCCAACTCCTACAATTTCTA TTACGACACAAGTGACGGTTCGTCCCGGACGGAGCACGGGGTCATCCTGAACCCAGGCACTAACGAGGCGGCGCTGGACGTGCTGGGCACGGTGCGCTGGTACGACAACAAGGGACAGCTCTACGAGATGTCCTATAAGGCTGGAAAGAGAGGCTACAGGACGATTATCAAGAAAGTGAAGCAACGCtaa
- the LOC134742710 gene encoding endocuticle structural glycoprotein SgAbd-5-like, with protein MIALKVVFFAILATTLAAEDESKPKVEVLTESTFVKEDEYNFEYKLSNGVSRQEEGSVITVGDHQGIGVRGQYSYVAPDGQEYMVTFTADDKGFNPVIRASPAKGQ; from the exons ATGATTGCTTTG AAAGTTgtgttttttgccattttggcaaCCACCTTGGCTGCTGAAGACGAATCTAAACCAAAAGTAGAAGTCCTGACTGAGAGCACATTCGTCAAAGAAGATGAGTATAATTTCGA GTACAAGTTAAGCAACGGCGTCTCCCGGCAAGAAGAAGGTTCAGTGATCACAGTAGGCGATCATCAGGGCATCGGTGTACGCGGCCAGTACTCGTACGTAGCTCCCGATGGCCAGGAGTACATGGTCACCTTCACTGCTGATGACAAAGGCTTCAATCCGGTCATCCGCGCCTCACCCGCTAAgggacaataa